TGTGAAGCTGGCCTTTGATGAAGCCGGATTTTCAACCGCGTATCCGCAGGTAGAAGTTAGATATTCAAAATAAAGTTTTACTATTATATCGATAATCAAAAACTATTGACCTATACGTAAAAACGATTGCTTCCCGATAAATATTCGTTGACAAGGGAAGCGGATAGTCCGTATAATGAAGTTGGACCGATAGAAGAGAAAATTGTAAAAAAAAACAAAAAAACATGCAAATAATTAGAGTTGCACGGATAAATTTGTGAAAAATCACAATTAGCTTCTTGGAAAATGAAAAAACTAGATTTGAAGAGATTGAGTTATAAGGAGATTGAACATGCAGCAGAAATTTAAAAGAGTGCTGGTCGCAAACAGAGGAGAGATTGCGATCAGAGTTTTTCGAGCCTGTAAAGAGCTAGGCATCCGAACAGTAGCCATTTACTCAGAAGAAGATAGAAATGCTTTATTCCGCACAAAGGCAGATGAGGCTTATCAAATCGGCAAGGGAAAGTCCCCGGTAGATGTGTATCTGGGCATCAATGAAATCATTGAGCTGGCCAAGGCTAAAGGCGTTGATGCCATTCACCCAGGCTACGGCTTCTTGTCGGAAAACGTGGAATTCGCCAGAAAGTGCGAAGAGGAAGGCATTGTCTTCATCGGACCTACCCACGAGATGATGGATCGTTTGGGCGATAAGATCAAGTCCAAGCTTGTAGCTCATGAGGTCGGCGTGCCGACTATTCCAGGCGTGGAAAAAGCCATTGAAAACGAAGAAGAAGCGAAAAAAATTGCAGAGGAATGCGGCTATCCGGTTATGCTGAAGGCAGCTGCCGGCGGCGGCGGACGGGGTATGCGTATCGTGCGCAAGGCAGAAGAACTGTCAGGTGAGTTCAGAAGTGCCAGAAGCGAAGCAAAAAAAGCATTTGGTATCGATGATATCTTCATAGAGAAGTATCTGGAAAGCCCGAAGCATATTGAAGTGCAGGTTTTTGGAGACAACTACGGCAACTTGGTTCACCTTCATGAGAGAGACTGCTCCATCCAGCGGAGACACCAGAAGGTTATCGAATTTACACCAGCTATTTGTATCTCCGAAGAGCAGCGTCAGAACATCTGTGCCGATGCCCTTAAAATTGCAAAGGCTGTTAACTACAGAAGTGCTGGTACCGTAGAGTTCCTGCTGGATACCGACGGACGGCATTACTTCATCGAAATGAATCCGCGGATTCAGGTAGAACATACCGTGACGGAAATGGTTACAGGTATCGACCTGGTTCAGCTGCAAATTCTAGCGGCTGAAGGGTACAGCCTGGACTCTGAACGAATTGATATTAAGGGACAGGAAGACATTCAGCCGAGAGGTTATGCGATTCAGTGCCGAGTGACTACAGAAGACCCGAACAACGGCTTTGCACCAGATACTGGCGTGATTGACCTGTACCGTACCGGCTCTGGTTTCGGTATTCGTTTAGATGGCGGAAACGGCTTCTCTGGAGCTACTATTACGCCGTACTATGACAGCCTGCTGGTAAAAGTTACCGCTGGCGGACGGACTTTTGAGGACACCATTGCCAAGGCTATTCGAGCTTTGGATGAAGCGAAGATTAAGGGCGTGAAGACCAATATTGGTTTTATCATGAACGTGCTCAATCATGAAACTTTCCGGGCAGGTAAGTGTGATACCAAATTCATCGCTGACAACCCAGATTTGTTTGAAATCCGCAGCGATGATGCAGAGATGAAGATTCTCAATTTCTTAGGCAACAAGTTTGTCAACGAGACCAAGGGTGTCAAGCCGCAGTTTGACGTACCGGTCTTCCCGCGGATAAAGCCGGAAGTTATCAAAGAGCTTCGAGGCACCAGACAGTTGCTGCTGGAGGAAGGGCCAGAGAAATTGGCTAAGTGGGTTAAGGACAGGAAAGAACTTTTGGTGTCTGATACCACTATGCGAGATGCACAGCAATCCCTGATGGCTACTCGAGTGCGGACAATTGATATGGAGAAGATTGCACCGGCTACGGCTCTTTATGGCCAGAATCTATTTTCTCTGGAAATGTGGGGAGGCGCAACCTTTGATACGTCCTATCGATTCCTCAAGGAATCCCCATGGGAGCGGTTGGCTACTTTGCGGGAGAAGATTCCGAATATCCTTTTCCAGATGCTGTTCAGAGGTGCCAACGCTGTCGGCTATAAGAATTATCCGGACAATGTAATCCGTGAATTTGTCAGAGAATCTGCGCAGGCAGGAGTTGACGTGTTCCGAATCTTCGATTCCCTGAACTGGATTGAAGGTATGGAAGTGGCCCTGGACGAAGTATTGAAGCAGGGCATGGTAGCAGAACCGTGCATCTGTTACACCGGTGACATTCTGGATGAAACAAAAGAAAAGTACAACTTAAAATATTATATTAACATGGCAAAAGAACTGGAGAAGCGCGGTGCGCACATTCTGGGCATTAAGGACATGACCGGTCTGCTGAAGCCAATGGCTGCTAAGAAGCTGGTAGAAAACTTGAAGAACGAGATTGACATTCCAATTCATCTGCATACCCACGACACCAGCGGTAACGGCGGAGCTACTTATCTGATGGCTGCTTTGGCTGGCGTAGATATTGTAGACGCTGCTTTCAACAGCATGGCAGGGCTGACCAGCCAACCGGCATTGAACACCTTGGTAGCAGCTATGGAGAACACCGAGCGGGCTACAGGCATCGATTTGGATGGCATCCAGCATATTTCCAACTACTGGAATGCAGTAAGACCAGTATATCGCGGATTTGAATCCGGCTTGCGGGTAAGTACAGCTGAAATCTATAAGTATGAGATTCCTGGAGGACAGTATTCCAACTTGAAGCCACAGGTGGAAAGCTTTGGATTAGGCCATAAGTTTGAAGAAGTGAAGGATATGTACATGACTGTCAACGAGATGTTGGGAGATATCGTCAAGGTAACACCTTCCTCTAAGGCCGTAGGCGACATGGCAATCTTCATGATTCAGAACGACCTGACGGCGGAGAACATCTATGAAAAGGCGGCTGACATCGACTTCCCGGATTCCATCGTATCTTATTTTGAGGGCATGATGGGCCAGCCTCAGGGCGGTTTCCCAGAAGAGCTGCAAAAGCTGGTATTAAAAGGCAAGAAGCCAATTACCTGCCGACCGGGCGAGCTGCTGGAGCCAGAGGATTTTGAATACATTCGCAAGGGTCTGGTGGATAAGCTGGATCTGGAAGGGACTGATCAAGAGGTTCTCAGCTACGCGTTGTATCCGAAAGTATTTGTGGATTATGTCCAGAGCATCCGAAAGGATGGGGATTTCCGCATGATGGGTAGTGACATCTTCTTCCACGGCTTAGCAGAAGGAGAGACCTGCGAAATCAAGATTGGCGAAGGAAAGATTTTAGTCATCAAGCTGGTAGATGTGAAGACACCAGACTCCGAAGGCCTGCGAGAAGTGGTCTTTGAAGTGAATGGCAACAGACATTCCATTATGATTAAGGATAAGGATTTAGAAAACATGGGTCTCACAAAGGCTTCTGTACCAATGGCTGATCCAGACGATCCGACACAGATTGGCGCTAACATCCCGGGCAGTATCATCAAGGTGCTGGTAAAGGAAGGCGAAAAAGTAGCGGAAAAACAGCCAGTGGCTATCATTGAAGCTATGAAAATGGAGACGAACATCTTGGCTGCCATGGCCGGAACAGTAGAGAAAATCTACGTGAAGGAAGGACAGCAGGTGAAGTCCGGAGAATTAATCGTAGAATTAAAGTAGAAAGGTTCTCTTTCTATTAACCGATTGATTAAAGGGTTTAAAGCAAGCGCAAGTTAAAAGTACAAATAAAATAAGAACATAAATAAAGAACTGAGGCCATTGGCCTCAGTTCTTTATTTATGTTTGCTTCTTTTTAATGGTTTATACTAAGCCTTGAGCCGTCATGGCATCAGCAATCTTTTGGAATCCGGCGATGTTGGCTCCGGCAATCAGGTCATATTTGCCGTAATATTCCTGGGAGGCATCGGCACAAGCCTTATGTATACCCACCATAATGCTGTGGAGCTGTTGGTAAACCTGTTCCGTACTAAACACGGTATGACCGGCGTTCTGACCCATTTCGATGCAAGATGCCGCTACTCCTCCGGCATTGGCCGCCTTTGACGGTCCAACGATTATGCCGCCCGCTTGCATGATTTTAAGTGCTTGATTCGTAGAGGACATGTTAGAACCTTCACAGACAAATTTTACGCCTTGCTTTACGAAGCTTTCCGCATCTTCCTCCAGGATTTCGTTCTGGGTGGCACAAGGAATGTAGAGGTCGGCCTGAACCTTCCAAGGCTTTTCTCCTGGGAAGAATTTAGCTCCAGGGAATTTTTCTGCGTAAGGTGCACAGATATTTTCACCAGAACTTCTCAGTTCCAGCATATAGGCAATTTTTTCGTCGGTGTTGATGCCTTCCTCATCTAGAATATAACCATCCGGTCCGGAGATGGTAATCAGCTTGGCGCCTACATCTCGCAGCTTTAAGGCTGTTCCCCAGGATACGTTTCCGAAGCCGGAGATGGCTACAGTCTTGCCCTTGATCTCCTCGCCGTTAGCCTTCAGCATTTCTTCCGCATACCAGACAATACCGAAGCCGGTGGCTTCCGTCCGTCCCAGGCAGCCTCCGTAGGATAAGCCTTTGCCGGTGACGATGCCTTCTGAACGATTAACAATCCGCTTATACTGACCATATAAGTAGCCAATTTCCCGAGCACCTACGCCCAAGTCACCGGCCGGAACGTCGGTTTCCGCACCAATGTACCGGTACAGCTCAGTCATATAGGCTTGACAGAAACGCATAATTTCTGCATCGGACTTCCCGTTGGGATCAAAATCGGAACCGCCTTTGCCTCCGCCGATTGGTAGACCGGTAAGACTGTTTTTAAAAACCTGTTCAAAACCTAAAAATTTAATAATACCTGGATATACGCTGGGTGCAAATCTCAGTCCGCCTTTATAAGGACCGATGGCGCTGTTAAACTGATATCGGTACCCTTTGTTGACATGTACCTTTCCCGCATCGTCTGTCCATACCACACGGAAGGTGATTCCTCGTTCAGGCTCGACTATTCGCTCTAAAAGCCCAGCAGCCTCATATTCCGGGTGCTGCTCTACTACGGGTTTTAAGGAAGAAAGAACTTCTTCCACCGTTTGATGAAATTCCAGTTCGCCTGGATTGTTTTCGATACACTGAGCAATCACTCTTTCGACATAATTTGACATGTTATCTCTCCTTTTTGCGCACGACGATTTTGTTATAAAAAGCACTCAACTGTATTCTAAATATAGCACTTCACCTATTTCTAGTCAACGGAATTATAGCCAAAATCTGGCTGAAAACGAAAGTCCCAATATTCTGAAAAGTGTCCAAGCTAGTTCAAGAAATATTACAAAAAAGGACAAAAAACTCGTTTTTTTTTGCACAAATCAATTGAATTTACCAAAAGAAGGAGAGGAAGGTATGAGAGGTGAAAAAAATAGAGAACCGGGTCTGCCCCAAGCGAAGCAAAAACTTGCAATATACCCCCGAAATGGAGTATAATTTATTAGTTATGTATAAAATAACAGTTAAAAGCGAAAGAAGCTATGAAAGGATGTGAAAACTGTGGAAGCTGGACCGAGTCCCGAGCGGAGAATTTTAACAACGTATAAAGACTGGGCAGATTTGCAGTTTTTGCCGCCGTGGGTGGCTTGACCCTGTGCAAAGGTGGAATTTGCCCCATATAGAAAAGAAGGAGGTAAATTGCCATGGAACAGGAAAAAACATTAAACGAAATTCTGGTAGATATTCTGGAACTGACTCAAAATAAAAGATATGGAAAGGCCAGAGATCTGCTGCTGGAAAACAACGAGGTGGACATCGCCGAGATATTGGAAGATATTATGGGCGAGTTGGGGGTAGAGCGATCCGTTATCTTATTTCGGACTCTGCCCAAGAATGTATCTGTGGAGGTTTTCTCTTATCTGCCCATTGAAGATCAGGTAGCTATCATCAATGCGATTACCGATAAGGAAGTTCACTTTATCATGGAAGAGTTGGCTTTTGACGACATGATTGACGTGTTGGAGGAGCTTCCCGCTAATGTAGTAGATAAAATATTGGAGAAGACCCCCAAGAATGAACGGAAGCTGATTAATACTTTTTTAAACTACCCGGAAGACTGTGCCGGGACACTGATGACCCCGGACTATATCAGCTTGCAGAAAAATATGACCGTGGCAGAGGCTTTGGCGCATATTAAACGGGAAGGAATGGACAGTGAGACGGTTTATACTTGTTACGTGAAGGACAGGGGCCGGACCCTATTAGGCATTGTCTCTCTGCGAAATCTAGTTATTGCCGACGATAATCAGCTTATCGACGAGTTCATGCATACGGATTTCGTCAGCGTCAACGTCTATGACCATCAGGAGGCCGTGTCGGATATCTTTAGGAAGTATGGTTTTCTGGCTGTGCCTGTAGTGGACAAGGAGAACCGCTTGGTGGGAATCATTACTGTCGATGATATCTTGGATGTCATCGAAGAAGAGACTACCGAGGACTTTGAGAGAATGGCGGGGGTTATTGACAGCTCCGACAAGGAATACCTGGATATGAGCGTGTGGCATCACGTGAAGAACCGAATCCCTTGGCTGTTTTTGCTCATGTGTTCTTACGTCATTACCGGCAGCATCATCGCCAGCTTTGAAAATGTATTATCACAGGTTATCAGTTTGGTTTCTTATCTGCCTATGCTCATGGGCACGGGAGGGAACTCTGGATCACAGTCTGCCACTTTGGTAATAAGAGGTATGTCGGTGGATGAAATCAGCCTGTCGGACTTCGGCAAGGTCATGTGGAAAGAACTGCGGATCAGCATCATTGTGGGGATAGTTCTGAGCTCGCTGAATTTCTTGCGTATTTGCTGGTTAGACGGTCAGGGACCGATGGTGGCGCTGACGGTATGCGGGGCCATGCTGGTTATTGTCGTGGCGGCGAAGGTTATCGGCAGTATGTTGCCGATGCTGGCTAAACGCATTGGCATTGACCCAGCATTGATGGCTTCCCCGATGATTTCTTCCCTGACGGATATGGTATCTGTTATCACCTATTTCCTGATGGCTTCTATCTTGTTAGGAATTTAATAGGAATTTTCATATGAAAGATGGTTTAATTACTTTAGAATATGTAAATACTGTAATCAAGAGACGAGATCGGAGCATACATAAAGGTGACTGCGGAAGGATTCTCCTGATTGCAGGTTCCCTGGGGATGGCAGGAGCTGCTGTCCTGTGCGGAAGGGCAGCCTTGCGGAGCGGTGCAGGCTTGGTACAGATCGCTGTACCAGAAGAGCTGTTTCCCATCCTCCAGATGGGCGTGCCGGAGGCCACCTGTGTTTCCAGAAAGTCTCTGAATTTGGACTGGCAGCGGTACGATGCTATCGCCGTCGGTCCTGGATTGGGGGAGGATGCGGAACATGGAGAATTAATCAGACGGATTGCCCGAGAATACGAGGGGACGCTTGTATTAGATGCAGACGGTCTGAATCAAGCAGCTCGGAATCACCTGCAGGAGGACCTGCGAAAGGCTCGGTGCAGCCTGATTATCTCTCCCCATATAGGAGAGGCGGCTAGGTTGCTGGACATGGAGGTGGGCCAAGCAGGGGCTTGGGATCGGCAAGAGCTGGCCAGGCTGCTGGTGGAGAAAACAAATGCGATAGTGGTTCTAAAAGGGGCAGAGACCATTGTGGCAACGCCAGAGGGAACGTCATATACTAATACTACAGGTAATCCCGGTATGGCTACGGCGGGTTCGGGAGATGTCCTCACGGGGATTATCACCTCCCTTTCCGGTCAAGGGCTGTTACCTGTAGATGCTGCTAAAGCTGGTGTCTGCCTTCATGGGCTGGCAGGAGACTTAGGGGCGGATCGACTGGGAGAATACGGGCTGACCGCCGGAGACCTGACGGTGATGACGGCTTTGGCCATGAAAAAAATATTATTGGGATAAAACAAAAGGTAAAAGAGATTAACTGAAAATTGGAGAGTGAACGACTTGTTAGTTAAAAAAGGCGATATTTATTTCGCAGACTTAAGTCCGGTCATAGGCTCTGAACAGGGAGGAATAAGACCCGTTCTTGTAGTGCAGAACGATGTAGGCAATAAGTACAGTCCGACTATCATAGTAGCTGCTGTTACTTCTCAGCTAAATAAGGCGAAGCTGCCTACACACGTGGAAATAGACGCGAAGAACAACGGATTGAGCAAAAAATCTGTGGTGCTGCTAGAGCAGCTCCGGACCATCGATAAGAAAAGATTGAAGGAACGGATTGGAGCCATCGATGAATCGCTGCTTCCCAATGTGAATGAAGCGTTGACCGTAAGTTTAGGAATAGCACCAAATAGCTTAAGCTAGGTGTGACCATAGATCGAATTCATGCCATCAGGAATGAATCGATACGAAAGATAAGAGAATTATAAAAGAGACACAAAAGTGCCCCGGTATGGGGCCAAAAGGGAAATGGGAGGAAAGATATGAAGAAGAGCGTAATAATTTCAACAGTGATCCTGCTTGTCATGGTGTTTGGACTATCCATAGCCATGGCTGCTACCGACCAGCCTGGATCAGAATCGGATCCAGTGGTCACCAAAAGTTATGTGGACAGCAAAACTTCATATTCCCCTATAAGTTTAACCGCAGGACAAAAGCTGATCGGCGGTGAGGGTACAGAGATCATTCTGCGAAGCGGCGAAGCGACGGCCATCGATAACGGCGCTAACGGGGTTTCTGATCTTACCGCAGGAATAGATTTAATGACCGGCAGCCAGGTGGGGACCAACCACCTGCTGCTGGTACCTAGAAGCGACGGTCGAGGCATCCTGGCAGGAACAGACATATGGGTGATGATTAGAGGAACCTACACCATCAAGTAGCAGTTGAACACGGAGGAGTTACATATTTATGAGGGCATTTTTGAAGGAAAACAAATGGTGGGCAGCAGCTGTTTGTATTTTTGTATTGATTTCGGCTATTTCTATCGGATACCGGATGCAGATTGAACGGCAGAACAAAACGTATGACATCATCGCCGATTACAGTGAGCTGGGGCTTATGGCGGAACAGTCTCACAAGGACATTTCCTATTGGTTGAAACAGTTTCGGGACAGGCTGAATATCACGAAGGTTGGTCTTGCAGAAGAGAGTATCATGTCTCTGATGGAGGATACAGACCTGGAGGTCAGCGGTCAAACTATGGACGAGATTACCAAGGAGGCAGACTGGAAGGAAAAGTATCCAGCAGCCTTTGTTCAAGGGTTGACGGACCATGGCTATGATTCCTATGATGTGCTGGTACAGATGAGTTCCAGACGGGCGGCAGATTTCGTTTTGCAGGCCGTAGAGTCCCGCTTTGAAAAGAACAAGTACTATGCCATGGATTTCGGAGATTCCGCTTATGTGGTTATCGACGGAAATGCGAAGAGCGCCCTGTATTCTCAGCCTTACAAGCTGGCCAATTCCAAAAAAGGCGGCTTTATTGAGCGGACGGATATCGTTGGCTCTAAGATTATGTACATCAGCTTGGGATTGCTGCCGGAAAAGGTAGAAAAGGTGCAGGCTCTGGGCATGGAAATTGTCCCTCGAACCTTGTGTTACGGCGGGTATAATGGTGAAAAATATGGCAAGGCTGTCATCGCCGAATATGAAAAGTATGGTATCACACCAGAATATTTAATTGCAGGCGGCGAAGGGGTTATCGGCTACGACGATGGCAGAGAACTGGCAGAGAAATATATCAAGGACAACCACATCACCATCGGCTTGATTGAAAATACCACCCAGTTGCAGAATATTCTTCAGGACGGTGTGGAAGAAATTGCTGAGGATACAGACTATCAGGCGGTGCGGGTCTTTTCTGTCTGGAATTATATTCAGTACCGTTATCAATATTATGGCTATGAAGGAGCAGAAGAAATTGAGAACACCTTGTTTCGGGCTATTACCGAGCGAAACATTCGGGTTATTTACTTCAAGCCAATTAAGGAAAATCAAGATTTGTTCACCTATGTGACCGACATGAAGGTGTACGAGAAGATGTTTAACAATTTGGAAAAGCGGCTGGGGGATCACAATTTTACTTATGGTTCTGCTTCCGTGATGGCCTACCACCAAGTACCTTTTGGCCTAAAACTGGCCTCTGCCTTTGGCTGTGTAGCAGCGGCAGTCTTACTGCTCGGCGCATTTCTTCCTTTAGGGAGACGAAGCAAGCTAATCCTAGGCGGATTAGGAGCGGTAGGTGCATTAGGCGTTTGTTATATAGCACCGAACAGCGTTGTTCTGCTTTTGAGTTTTGCGGCATCAGTCATCTTTGCCTGTCTGTCCATCACGCTCTTTACAGCAGTGAGCCAAGGGATGCGGGAGCGACTAGATAGGAGAACTCCTCTATTGAAGGTTCTGAGTTGGTCCTTGCTGACGCTGGTTGGCTGCGTGCTGGTCTCCCTCATGGGAGGTCTGATGACTGCTGCCCCGTTGTCTTCTACCAGTTACATGCTGGAAATTGATATCTTCAGAGGGGTGAAGCTGGCTCAGCTGCTGCCGATTGTTTACTTTGCCATTGCTTATTTGGCCTATTTTGGCTTCGGTGAAAAGAAGCGCTTTGTAGGCAAGCTGGAGTTTCACGATTTAAAGGACATGATGAATACCTCTATTAAAATTTGGATGATTATTTTAGGGGCGGTTATCGGCGGTATCGGTTATTACTATATTGCCAGAACTGGCCATGAAACCTCGGTAGAGGTTTCCAGCCTGGAGATGATTTTTAGAAATTATTTAGAAGATATGCTGGTGGCACGGCCAAGAAATAAGGAATTTTTGTTTGCCTTCCCAGCTATTATGCTGATGGTTTATACCTCTGCGCGGCAGTTCAAGCTGTGGCCAGTGCTTTTCGGCCTCTGCGGCGTCATCGGTATGACTTCGGTGAACAACACCTTTATGCACATCAGAACGCCGCTTTACCTGGGTTTTTACCGGACAGGCTATTCCCTGCTCTTCGGTATCATCATAGGTATCCTGGGGATTTTGGTGTTTGAAGTGGCTCATGGAATCTATGTGAAGTGGATTCTGCCTCTGCATAAGCAGGACATCCCAGAAAAAGGTCGGAGGATGCATGTATAAGATATTAATTTCAGGCTATTATGGATTCAACAACATTGGTGATGAATCCATTTTACGGGCTGTAGTGGATAATTTGCGAAGTCGGCTGGCGGATACGGAGATTACGGTACTTTCCCAGGACCCGGTGTCCACAGCGGAAAAATATGGGGTGTATTCTGCCAGCAGGAAGTCTCTTCTGAGCATTTTGCAGGAGGTCAAGAAATGCGATTTGCTGATTAGCGGCGGGGGCAGCCTGCTTCAGGATGTGACCAGTAAGAAGAGCATTCTCTATTATTTGATTATTATGTGGATGGCGCAGTTGTTCCGCAAAAAAGTTTTTATTTACAGCCAGGGCATCGGGCCAATCAATGCTAACTTGAATCGGCGATTGACGGCCTGGACATTGTCCAAGGTCAGCGGCATTGTCGTTCGGGATGAGGCCTCGAAAGAGTTTTTAGCCGAAATCGGGGTCAATCCAGCTAAGGTGGCGGTTACCGCTGATCCGGTTCTGCGGATTAAGCCGGTGCCACTGGAAATAGGTCAGGAGATTCTGCGTAAGGAGGGTATCCAGCTTCGAGAGGAAGGCTTGATTGTAGGTTTTGCCATTCGGGAACGCAAGCTGGACAGTCAGTTTGTGGACGAGCTATGTCTGGCTATTCATCAGTTGGTTGAGGAACAACAGGCTCAAATTGTGCTGATTCCCTTTCACTATTCCGAGGATTTGGCAGTCATTGAAGAACTTGAAAAACGACTGGGAGACCAGGTGTCTTCTATCAAACATAAATATCTGACCAATGAGATGCTCAGCATCATCGGTAACATGGACCTGCTGGTGGGTGTCCGGCTTCACGCTTTAATTCATTCGGCTATTATGAATGTGCCAATGATTGGTATCTCCTATGATCCGAAGATTAATTCCTTTATGAAATCCATGGGAATGAAGGCCCTGTGTTCTATTTATGATTTCAGCAGCCAGGACTTTATAGAGGAGTTTAATAAAACCATCCGGCACAAAGAGGTTATTCAGCGACGAGTGCAGGAAAACATGGTCAGCCTGGTTAAGTCGTTGGACACCAACGAAGAGATGATTCGGGAGATAATGAAGAAGTGATGGAAAATAACAAGCGAATAAGAATTTTAGATGTTCCCGTGGATATGGTGAACAACGAGCAGGCCATGGAGATCTTTAAAGGCCTGATGGAAAGGCCAGGCTGTGACTTAATCGTCACGCCTAACTCGGAGATTGTGCTAAACGCCACCAGGGATGAGGAACTGAAAATGCTCATCGAGGAGGCCGGGCTGATTATTCCTGATGGAATTGGTCTGGTTTATGCCTCCAAAATTGTGGGAGAGCCTCTGAGAGAACGGGTCACCGGTGTAGATTTTTTAAATAGTATTCTAGCTTACCTGGAGGAGACGGGAAAGTCCGTTTACCTGCTGGGCAGTAAACCGGCAAACGAAGAACGACCTTCGGTGGCGGCTCTAGCCGGAGAGAATATGCAGATTAAATATCCGAAGTTAAAGATTGCCGGCACTCACGATGGGTACTTTAAAAAGCACCAGGAGGCAGAGCTGGTACGGGAAATCAATGAATCTGGTGCAGACTTTTTATGTGCGGCCCTGGGCGCGCCTAAGCAGGAGAAATTCATCTACGAGCACCGACAGGAGTTTACTAATATTCGAGCTGGTATCGGCGTAGGCGGCAGCCTGGACGTGTGGGCGGGAACGGTGAAACGGGCACCAAAGTTTTATCAAGATCATGGCCTGGAATGGCTTTACCGATTTGCTCAAGAACCAAGCCGATACAAGCGTATGGCCCAGCTGCCCTTATTTATGATAAAGGTGCTGGCCAAGGGTAAAAAATAAGCAAAAATCGCAAAAAGGAGGCGAGTTATATGAAATATCCAGAACTAAAGGAAATGGCTCAGAAAATCAGAATTGATGTGATACGGGAAGTACATGCAGCAGGCTCCGGTCATCCGGGGGGCTCCCTTTCAGCAGCGGACATCATTACAGCTTTGTATTTTCGGGAAATGAACATCGACCCGAAAAATCCAAAGATGCTGACCAGAGACAAGTTCATCCTTTCAAAGGGGCA
The genomic region above belongs to Aminipila butyrica and contains:
- a CDS encoding pyruvate carboxylase is translated as MQQKFKRVLVANRGEIAIRVFRACKELGIRTVAIYSEEDRNALFRTKADEAYQIGKGKSPVDVYLGINEIIELAKAKGVDAIHPGYGFLSENVEFARKCEEEGIVFIGPTHEMMDRLGDKIKSKLVAHEVGVPTIPGVEKAIENEEEAKKIAEECGYPVMLKAAAGGGGRGMRIVRKAEELSGEFRSARSEAKKAFGIDDIFIEKYLESPKHIEVQVFGDNYGNLVHLHERDCSIQRRHQKVIEFTPAICISEEQRQNICADALKIAKAVNYRSAGTVEFLLDTDGRHYFIEMNPRIQVEHTVTEMVTGIDLVQLQILAAEGYSLDSERIDIKGQEDIQPRGYAIQCRVTTEDPNNGFAPDTGVIDLYRTGSGFGIRLDGGNGFSGATITPYYDSLLVKVTAGGRTFEDTIAKAIRALDEAKIKGVKTNIGFIMNVLNHETFRAGKCDTKFIADNPDLFEIRSDDAEMKILNFLGNKFVNETKGVKPQFDVPVFPRIKPEVIKELRGTRQLLLEEGPEKLAKWVKDRKELLVSDTTMRDAQQSLMATRVRTIDMEKIAPATALYGQNLFSLEMWGGATFDTSYRFLKESPWERLATLREKIPNILFQMLFRGANAVGYKNYPDNVIREFVRESAQAGVDVFRIFDSLNWIEGMEVALDEVLKQGMVAEPCICYTGDILDETKEKYNLKYYINMAKELEKRGAHILGIKDMTGLLKPMAAKKLVENLKNEIDIPIHLHTHDTSGNGGATYLMAALAGVDIVDAAFNSMAGLTSQPALNTLVAAMENTERATGIDLDGIQHISNYWNAVRPVYRGFESGLRVSTAEIYKYEIPGGQYSNLKPQVESFGLGHKFEEVKDMYMTVNEMLGDIVKVTPSSKAVGDMAIFMIQNDLTAENIYEKAADIDFPDSIVSYFEGMMGQPQGGFPEELQKLVLKGKKPITCRPGELLEPEDFEYIRKGLVDKLDLEGTDQEVLSYALYPKVFVDYVQSIRKDGDFRMMGSDIFFHGLAEGETCEIKIGEGKILVIKLVDVKTPDSEGLREVVFEVNGNRHSIMIKDKDLENMGLTKASVPMADPDDPTQIGANIPGSIIKVLVKEGEKVAEKQPVAIIEAMKMETNILAAMAGTVEKIYVKEGQQVKSGELIVELK
- the gdhA gene encoding NADP-specific glutamate dehydrogenase, which translates into the protein MSNYVERVIAQCIENNPGELEFHQTVEEVLSSLKPVVEQHPEYEAAGLLERIVEPERGITFRVVWTDDAGKVHVNKGYRYQFNSAIGPYKGGLRFAPSVYPGIIKFLGFEQVFKNSLTGLPIGGGKGGSDFDPNGKSDAEIMRFCQAYMTELYRYIGAETDVPAGDLGVGAREIGYLYGQYKRIVNRSEGIVTGKGLSYGGCLGRTEATGFGIVWYAEEMLKANGEEIKGKTVAISGFGNVSWGTALKLRDVGAKLITISGPDGYILDEEGINTDEKIAYMLELRSSGENICAPYAEKFPGAKFFPGEKPWKVQADLYIPCATQNEILEEDAESFVKQGVKFVCEGSNMSSTNQALKIMQAGGIIVGPSKAANAGGVAASCIEMGQNAGHTVFSTEQVYQQLHSIMVGIHKACADASQEYYGKYDLIAGANIAGFQKIADAMTAQGLV
- the mgtE gene encoding magnesium transporter — translated: MEQEKTLNEILVDILELTQNKRYGKARDLLLENNEVDIAEILEDIMGELGVERSVILFRTLPKNVSVEVFSYLPIEDQVAIINAITDKEVHFIMEELAFDDMIDVLEELPANVVDKILEKTPKNERKLINTFLNYPEDCAGTLMTPDYISLQKNMTVAEALAHIKREGMDSETVYTCYVKDRGRTLLGIVSLRNLVIADDNQLIDEFMHTDFVSVNVYDHQEAVSDIFRKYGFLAVPVVDKENRLVGIITVDDILDVIEEETTEDFERMAGVIDSSDKEYLDMSVWHHVKNRIPWLFLLMCSYVITGSIIASFENVLSQVISLVSYLPMLMGTGGNSGSQSATLVIRGMSVDEISLSDFGKVMWKELRISIIVGIVLSSLNFLRICWLDGQGPMVALTVCGAMLVIVVAAKVIGSMLPMLAKRIGIDPALMASPMISSLTDMVSVITYFLMASILLGI
- a CDS encoding NAD(P)H-hydrate dehydratase is translated as MKDGLITLEYVNTVIKRRDRSIHKGDCGRILLIAGSLGMAGAAVLCGRAALRSGAGLVQIAVPEELFPILQMGVPEATCVSRKSLNLDWQRYDAIAVGPGLGEDAEHGELIRRIAREYEGTLVLDADGLNQAARNHLQEDLRKARCSLIISPHIGEAARLLDMEVGQAGAWDRQELARLLVEKTNAIVVLKGAETIVATPEGTSYTNTTGNPGMATAGSGDVLTGIITSLSGQGLLPVDAAKAGVCLHGLAGDLGADRLGEYGLTAGDLTVMTALAMKKILLG
- a CDS encoding type II toxin-antitoxin system PemK/MazF family toxin, which translates into the protein MLVKKGDIYFADLSPVIGSEQGGIRPVLVVQNDVGNKYSPTIIVAAVTSQLNKAKLPTHVEIDAKNNGLSKKSVVLLEQLRTIDKKRLKERIGAIDESLLPNVNEALTVSLGIAPNSLS